Proteins encoded by one window of Tunturibacter psychrotolerans:
- a CDS encoding cobalt-precorrin-6A reductase, which produces MNTELSELNPISDGIEDRLGRSPDAIPRILILGGTGEAAELAAQLASRNDLEFISSFAGRVSCPKYPIGVVRVGGFGGIEGLISYLIMESISVVVDATHPFAVGISRNTEAACARLGLPLVALVRPTWQKQKDDLWHEVITYVDAAEFVNKKRGRVFLSIGRQEVGSFAACNDAWFLIRAIEAPTGQLPQHHEILLQRGPFDLKGELQLLRDYSIDHIVSKNSGGSGTYTKIEAARLLQIPVVMVERPTKHTVPTVDTVGEVVTELAELLTRPVQDEKQWKDVK; this is translated from the coding sequence TTGAATACCGAATTGAGCGAGCTAAATCCCATATCAGATGGCATCGAAGATCGGCTCGGTCGATCTCCAGATGCAATTCCGCGGATACTGATCCTTGGTGGAACAGGAGAGGCAGCTGAGCTCGCCGCGCAACTCGCAAGCAGAAATGATCTTGAGTTCATTTCATCGTTCGCTGGAAGGGTAAGTTGCCCTAAATATCCCATAGGAGTCGTCAGGGTGGGAGGATTCGGCGGGATTGAAGGACTGATCTCTTATCTGATAATGGAGAGCATTAGTGTGGTTGTTGATGCTACCCATCCCTTCGCCGTGGGGATCAGTCGAAATACAGAAGCGGCTTGTGCTCGATTAGGATTACCGCTCGTCGCTTTGGTTCGTCCTACCTGGCAGAAGCAAAAAGACGACCTGTGGCATGAAGTGATAACTTACGTGGACGCGGCCGAATTTGTTAATAAAAAGAGAGGACGGGTTTTTCTTTCGATCGGCAGGCAAGAGGTAGGTTCGTTTGCTGCTTGCAATGACGCATGGTTTCTGATCCGTGCCATTGAGGCGCCGACGGGGCAGTTACCTCAGCATCACGAGATTCTCCTACAGCGCGGCCCATTCGATCTCAAAGGAGAGTTGCAATTGTTGCGGGATTACTCTATTGATCACATCGTTTCCAAAAATAGCGGGGGCTCAGGAACCTACACCAAAATTGAAGCCGCTAGACTTCTTCAAATTCCGGTGGTAATGGTGGAGCGTCCCACAAAACATACAGTTCCAACGGTTGACACCGTAGGCGAAGTCGTCACTGAGCTTGCGGAGCTCTTGACGCGACCCGTACAGGATGAGAAACAGTGGAAGGATGTTAAATGA
- the cobF gene encoding precorrin-6A synthase (deacetylating) — translation MRKLYIIGIGSGNPEHITVQAIKALNDVDVFFVLNKGSSKSDLIRLRKEICERYIDDPSYRTIEVVDPQRDPSIASYSLRVQAWHQERAVIYEDLIGRELKDDECGAFLVWGDPSLYDSTLRVIDHIIARGIVHFDHEVIPGITSIQALAARHKITLNGIGESICITTGRQLTPGLVASSENVVVMLDGKCSFREVLDQDVEIYWGAYVGSDKEILLSGRLTEKLETIEVARSAAREKNGWVMDTYLLRNPSARRS, via the coding sequence ATGAGGAAGCTGTACATCATTGGAATCGGATCAGGAAATCCGGAACACATTACTGTGCAGGCCATCAAGGCGTTGAATGACGTAGATGTTTTTTTTGTTTTGAACAAAGGAAGCTCGAAAAGTGATCTTATACGTCTCCGTAAAGAGATCTGCGAGCGATATATAGACGATCCATCCTACCGAACCATCGAGGTCGTCGATCCTCAGCGGGACCCTTCGATAGCTTCCTACAGTCTGAGGGTTCAGGCGTGGCACCAAGAGCGCGCAGTAATCTACGAAGACTTGATTGGAAGAGAGCTAAAAGATGATGAGTGTGGAGCGTTTCTCGTGTGGGGTGATCCGTCACTTTATGACAGCACTCTTAGAGTTATAGATCACATTATCGCTCGTGGAATAGTCCACTTCGATCATGAAGTTATTCCTGGAATTACCAGCATTCAGGCCTTGGCGGCTCGCCACAAGATAACTCTGAACGGCATAGGCGAGTCGATTTGTATTACGACGGGTCGTCAGTTGACACCTGGACTAGTCGCGAGTTCCGAGAACGTGGTTGTGATGTTGGATGGAAAGTGTTCTTTCAGGGAAGTTCTGGATCAGGATGTCGAGATCTATTGGGGAGCATACGTCGGTAGTGATAAAGAGATTCTCTTGTCTGGAAGACTTACCGAAAAACTGGAAACCATCGAAGTGGCCCGCAGCGCGGCACGGGAAAAAAATGGATGGGTGATGGATACCTACCTACTTCGGAACCCTTCCGCGCGACGGTCTTGA
- a CDS encoding succinate dehydrogenase produces the protein MAKSSEVVQIGGFGSTLRRDAWWAEIVPVVVLLGTFGIYATFRAFEGKFYAWGPYLSPFYSPLIDPEHHWWRFSPALLVLAGPLGFRATCYYYRKAYYRAFFLDPPACAVGEAGKRRYRGETSFPFILQNLHRWFFYVAIVFLAFLWRDAIHSFFFKDGLGVGVGSLVLTANIVLLTLYTLSCHSLRHLAGGKLDCFSCTSFGPARHTTWRCLSRLNGRHMLYAWMSLISVGAADLYVRMVSSGLLKDIRLL, from the coding sequence ATGGCAAAGTCGTCCGAAGTGGTCCAGATCGGCGGTTTCGGCAGCACGCTGCGGCGGGATGCGTGGTGGGCTGAAATTGTGCCGGTCGTCGTACTTTTGGGAACATTTGGCATCTACGCCACCTTTCGAGCGTTCGAAGGGAAGTTTTATGCCTGGGGACCTTACTTGTCTCCTTTCTATTCTCCGCTGATCGATCCAGAGCACCATTGGTGGCGTTTTTCTCCAGCGCTCCTGGTACTGGCAGGGCCACTCGGATTTCGGGCAACATGCTACTACTATCGAAAAGCGTATTATCGCGCTTTCTTTTTGGATCCGCCCGCATGCGCGGTAGGCGAAGCGGGCAAGCGGCGTTACCGCGGCGAGACATCCTTTCCATTCATTCTTCAAAATCTCCACCGATGGTTTTTTTACGTGGCAATTGTGTTTCTTGCCTTCCTTTGGCGGGACGCAATTCACAGTTTCTTTTTCAAGGACGGGTTGGGAGTTGGGGTGGGCTCACTTGTTCTGACGGCAAACATCGTCCTGCTGACTCTTTACACTCTTTCGTGTCATTCCCTGCGTCACCTGGCTGGAGGAAAACTCGATTGCTTCTCCTGCACCTCGTTTGGCCCCGCGCGTCACACGACGTGGCGATGTTTGAGCCGATTGAATGGACGACACATGCTCTATGCATGGATGAGCCTCATTTCAGTGGGCGCGGCTGATCTTTACGTACGCATGGTCTCATCAGGTCTCCTGAAGGATATTCGGCTCCTGTGA
- a CDS encoding FAD-binding protein encodes MTLAHETHEHDVLIIGAGGAGLRAAIEALAQGVRVGVVCKSLLGKAHTVMAEGGIAAAMANVDASDDWRAHFRDTMRGGKFLNNWRMAQLHAQEAPERVRELEQWGALFDRTENGEILQRAFGGHSFKRLCHVGDRTGLEMIRTLQDRGVNLGIDVYMECAITRLMKDGDRIAGAFGYWREQGRFVVFKAKSVVICTGGIGKAWKITSNSWEYTGDGLALAYDAGADLMDMEFVQFHPTGMVWPPGVQGILVTEAVRGEGGVLRNKNGERFMERYDPKRLDLSTRDVVARSIYTEVREGRGTEHGGAFLDISHKPAEYIKRKLPSMYHQFLELADVDITKGPMEVGPTCHYMMGGIRVDAETAQSSVPGLFASGEAAAGLHGANRLGGNSLSDLLVFGRRAGLAAAEHAKRSPTPTIDSLQIADAEREMLLPFERGGGESPYAIHEELQDVMQRLVGIFRTEEDLRQALSGIEKLQERTARVHVEGSRLFNPGWHLARDLQSMLTVAEAVTRSALARRESRGAHSRIDYPDLDDAWGKMHNVVVKKADTMKLFESPVIEMSDDLKQLLIEESGTK; translated from the coding sequence GTGACCCTAGCGCATGAAACTCACGAACACGACGTACTCATCATTGGCGCGGGTGGCGCGGGCCTACGGGCAGCAATCGAGGCCCTGGCCCAGGGTGTGCGCGTTGGCGTTGTGTGCAAGTCGCTGCTCGGCAAAGCGCATACGGTTATGGCCGAAGGCGGTATCGCCGCTGCCATGGCGAACGTGGATGCATCGGACGACTGGCGAGCGCATTTTCGCGACACAATGCGCGGCGGTAAATTCCTAAACAACTGGCGCATGGCTCAGCTCCACGCACAGGAGGCTCCGGAACGAGTGCGGGAACTGGAACAGTGGGGCGCACTCTTTGATCGCACCGAGAATGGTGAGATTCTGCAACGGGCATTTGGTGGCCACTCCTTCAAACGACTGTGCCATGTGGGTGACCGCACCGGACTGGAGATGATCCGCACCTTACAGGATCGCGGCGTGAACCTAGGCATCGATGTGTACATGGAGTGTGCGATCACGCGACTAATGAAAGACGGTGACCGGATTGCCGGAGCTTTCGGTTACTGGCGCGAGCAAGGGCGTTTCGTCGTTTTCAAGGCCAAGTCAGTCGTCATTTGCACGGGGGGAATTGGCAAGGCCTGGAAGATCACATCGAATTCCTGGGAATATACCGGTGACGGTTTAGCGCTCGCCTATGACGCGGGCGCTGATCTGATGGACATGGAGTTCGTCCAGTTTCACCCGACCGGAATGGTCTGGCCGCCAGGGGTGCAAGGAATTCTGGTGACTGAAGCTGTGCGCGGCGAGGGTGGAGTTTTGCGCAATAAGAATGGCGAGCGCTTCATGGAACGGTACGACCCCAAGAGGCTCGACCTTTCCACCCGCGACGTTGTCGCACGTTCGATCTATACCGAAGTGCGCGAAGGGCGCGGAACAGAGCACGGCGGCGCGTTCCTGGATATTTCACACAAACCGGCTGAGTACATCAAACGAAAGCTGCCCAGCATGTATCACCAGTTTCTGGAACTGGCGGATGTTGACATTACGAAGGGACCTATGGAGGTTGGTCCGACGTGTCACTACATGATGGGAGGTATTCGGGTAGATGCTGAGACGGCGCAGAGTTCAGTTCCAGGACTTTTTGCTTCGGGAGAAGCGGCCGCGGGGCTACACGGTGCGAACCGGCTAGGCGGTAACTCCCTCTCTGATTTATTGGTGTTTGGCCGACGAGCGGGACTCGCGGCTGCGGAACACGCCAAACGGAGCCCAACGCCCACGATCGATTCTTTGCAAATCGCGGACGCAGAGAGGGAGATGCTTCTGCCATTCGAGCGCGGAGGTGGCGAGAGCCCCTACGCCATCCATGAGGAACTACAAGACGTTATGCAGCGTCTCGTTGGCATCTTTCGCACAGAGGAAGACTTGCGTCAGGCTCTATCGGGCATCGAAAAACTGCAGGAGCGCACAGCCCGCGTACATGTCGAAGGTTCGCGGCTGTTCAACCCGGGCTGGCACCTCGCGCGGGATCTACAAAGCATGTTGACCGTCGCAGAAGCGGTGACACGCAGCGCACTGGCACGCCGTGAGAGCAGAGGCGCTCACAGTCGCATCGACTACCCCGATCTGGATGATGCTTGGGGGAAGATGCATAATGTCGTAGTGAAGAAGGCGGACACCATGAAACTGTTCGAATCCCCCGTTATAGAGATGTCAGATGATTTGAAGCAATTGCTCATAGAAGAGAGCGGAACGAAATAG
- a CDS encoding succinate dehydrogenase/fumarate reductase iron-sulfur subunit, with the protein MAAVPMAETTLLVFRGDRESGKAVEYRVPFAPGMVVLDALHLIQARQAPDLAVRWNCKAGKCGSCSAEVNGRPRLTCKTRMDSLPRDKPITIFPMKAFPIIKDLVTDVSWNFKVNRKIPPFRPRPDVEWKMYQRDVDRVQEFRKCIECFLCQNVCHVLREHGKEEEFGGPRFFVRVASLDMHPLDDVSRASVLKEELGLGLCNITKCCTEVCPENIHITDNAIIPLKERVVDEYYDPLLRLVRKIRGAGRA; encoded by the coding sequence ATGGCTGCAGTTCCGATGGCGGAAACGACGTTGCTGGTATTCCGGGGCGACCGAGAAAGTGGCAAGGCTGTCGAGTATCGAGTGCCGTTCGCTCCCGGGATGGTCGTGCTCGACGCGCTGCACTTGATTCAGGCTCGTCAGGCGCCGGATCTCGCAGTTCGTTGGAATTGCAAGGCAGGGAAATGCGGCTCGTGTTCAGCCGAGGTTAATGGTCGTCCACGGCTCACATGCAAGACACGTATGGACTCTCTTCCTCGGGACAAGCCCATCACTATCTTTCCAATGAAAGCATTTCCAATCATCAAGGATCTGGTGACGGATGTTTCGTGGAATTTCAAAGTTAATCGAAAAATTCCGCCTTTCAGGCCAAGGCCCGATGTCGAATGGAAGATGTACCAACGAGACGTGGACCGAGTACAGGAGTTTCGCAAGTGCATTGAGTGCTTCCTCTGTCAGAATGTCTGCCACGTTTTACGCGAGCACGGCAAGGAGGAAGAGTTTGGTGGACCACGTTTCTTCGTGCGCGTGGCTTCGCTAGACATGCATCCGCTGGATGACGTTTCGCGGGCATCGGTGCTGAAAGAGGAACTGGGCCTCGGCCTCTGCAACATCACCAAGTGCTGCACTGAGGTGTGCCCCGAAAATATCCACATCACCGACAATGCCATCATTCCACTCAAAGAGCGGGTGGTAGATGAATACTATGATCCGCTGCTCAGACTCGTCCGCAAAATTCGCGGGGCTGGTAGAGCCTAG
- a CDS encoding alpha/beta fold hydrolase translates to MHSLLRSVLLLVTAASHAQLPQPHTALVHTPDVDLATFTYGTPSTATPIIAVNGGPGLSHVYMIQNDVWTRRIAEHRQVIFYDQRGTGASRHLRPGAAQTMDAQVNDLEAVRASLHVEKVDFIGDSYGGLLASAYAAAHPEHVHTLILSDSAAPGFSRLHPRLEEIFPDVIAQTKEQIDKLHGQPNSDAKTADLDLRAHFRMIFYSQELCDRYLANAPDLGFASATGEAVSKAFANVDLTPHMAHFHFPTLVIQGRFDLNVTPDISWTVAHTVPGAQLVWFEKSGHLPYYEEPDKYVTVVNQFLLDHEATHD, encoded by the coding sequence ATGCATTCACTCCTTCGCAGCGTTCTCCTTCTCGTAACGGCAGCATCCCATGCCCAACTTCCGCAGCCCCACACCGCCTTGGTTCATACACCCGATGTGGACCTTGCCACCTTTACTTACGGCACACCCTCCACCGCCACGCCGATCATCGCGGTCAACGGCGGCCCCGGCCTCTCGCACGTGTACATGATCCAGAATGATGTCTGGACACGGCGCATCGCGGAGCACAGGCAGGTGATCTTCTACGATCAGCGCGGCACGGGAGCCTCCCGCCACCTGCGCCCAGGCGCCGCACAGACGATGGATGCACAGGTTAACGACTTGGAAGCCGTCCGCGCCTCGCTGCATGTGGAGAAGGTAGACTTCATTGGCGATTCCTATGGGGGCCTGCTCGCCTCCGCTTACGCGGCCGCACACCCGGAGCACGTCCACACTCTCATCCTGTCGGACTCCGCCGCACCAGGCTTTTCCAGGCTCCATCCGCGCTTAGAAGAGATTTTCCCCGACGTCATCGCGCAAACAAAAGAACAGATCGATAAACTACATGGCCAACCCAACTCCGACGCGAAGACCGCTGACCTCGATCTCCGTGCCCATTTCCGCATGATCTTCTACTCCCAGGAGCTTTGCGACCGATACCTCGCCAATGCTCCCGACCTTGGCTTTGCCTCGGCCACTGGCGAAGCTGTCTCGAAGGCCTTTGCCAACGTCGACCTCACTCCGCATATGGCGCACTTCCACTTCCCAACGCTTGTGATCCAGGGGCGCTTCGATCTGAACGTGACCCCCGACATCTCTTGGACAGTGGCCCACACGGTCCCTGGAGCGCAACTCGTCTGGTTCGAAAAAAGCGGTCATCTGCCCTACTACGAAGAACCCGATAAGTACGTCACGGTGGTCAATCAATTCCTCCTCGACCACGAGGCCACTCACGATTAA
- a CDS encoding phytanoyl-CoA dioxygenase family protein, producing the protein MKPFREISASQLSSLSLPDEMKAWGYLLIRNVLPVEDITRMLEEITRIVSASGWLLSDRSPAERVSDARAACGDPDPAFKRVYEQIFNLQAFHAFAHHSALRQVMHLLVGQDLLVHPKPIGRLIFPNCDRLVIHAHQDHRSLDGDAESFTAWMPLHDCPVEVGPLQIMEGSHVYGLQGVDPTTGIIAKETARGGEWAGGPIYAGDVLIFHSLTVHAATPNTSTQLRISMDCRFQDARRAVNPANFVFPGSGNDKSWEAIYAGWPSEELKYFWKTMPLLFEPSRATLAKLADTEAEPKLRARYARILDQLEAQGLS; encoded by the coding sequence ATGAAGCCGTTTCGTGAGATCAGTGCGAGTCAATTGTCATCGCTTTCTCTGCCGGACGAGATGAAGGCGTGGGGTTACCTGTTGATCCGGAACGTGCTGCCAGTGGAGGATATTACCCGGATGCTGGAAGAAATCACGCGGATCGTGTCCGCCTCAGGTTGGTTGCTGTCCGACCGAAGCCCCGCGGAACGCGTGTCCGATGCGCGTGCGGCCTGCGGTGATCCTGACCCGGCGTTCAAGCGGGTCTATGAGCAGATCTTCAACCTGCAGGCGTTCCATGCGTTTGCTCACCACTCCGCATTGCGACAAGTGATGCATCTGTTGGTGGGACAGGATCTGTTGGTACATCCCAAACCGATTGGCCGGTTAATCTTTCCCAATTGCGATCGACTGGTCATTCATGCCCATCAAGATCATCGCTCGCTCGATGGCGATGCGGAGAGCTTTACCGCGTGGATGCCGCTGCACGATTGTCCGGTAGAAGTGGGACCGCTACAGATTATGGAAGGCTCGCATGTCTACGGTCTTCAAGGTGTCGATCCGACAACAGGCATCATTGCGAAGGAGACGGCGCGCGGAGGCGAGTGGGCGGGCGGTCCGATCTATGCCGGAGATGTACTCATCTTTCATAGCCTGACGGTGCATGCGGCCACGCCAAATACCTCTACCCAGCTCCGCATCTCGATGGATTGCAGGTTTCAAGACGCTCGGCGAGCGGTAAATCCCGCGAACTTTGTCTTTCCGGGAAGCGGCAACGACAAGTCGTGGGAGGCGATCTATGCCGGATGGCCGTCGGAGGAGTTGAAGTACTTTTGGAAGACGATGCCGCTGCTGTTCGAACCATCCAGGGCAACGCTAGCGAAGTTGGCCGATACGGAAGCGGAGCCGAAGCTGCGGGCGCGATATGCCAGAATCCTGGATCAGCTCGAAGCTCAGGGCTTGAGTTGA
- a CDS encoding DUF2306 domain-containing protein translates to MPVSLMPKQTSALSHQRRLFKPALWIVMAAAALYIILHIEVPLLRQHTERNYFRTIPFLIFPHIAAGILALLSGPPQFSSRLRRRSPEFHRVLGRVYVISVLIAAPLAIVLAYNRRIPHMMPYFFLASGLQASTWIVTTVAAFLTARNRQIQQHRQWMVRSYAVTFTFIGIRVLVQFPFAVPHTGVNFSLEIVFVTFMAILLSDIGLSWHELFHRRT, encoded by the coding sequence ATGCCAGTCAGCTTGATGCCGAAACAAACATCCGCTCTCTCCCACCAGCGCCGACTGTTCAAGCCCGCGCTCTGGATTGTGATGGCAGCGGCAGCTCTCTACATCATCCTTCACATTGAAGTACCCCTCCTCCGTCAACACACCGAGCGAAACTACTTCCGCACCATTCCGTTTCTCATCTTCCCTCACATCGCCGCAGGCATTCTGGCGTTACTCAGCGGTCCGCCGCAGTTCTCCAGCCGCCTCCGCCGTCGCAGCCCAGAGTTTCATCGCGTGCTTGGCAGGGTCTATGTCATCTCCGTGCTGATAGCCGCACCGCTCGCGATCGTCCTCGCCTACAATCGCCGCATCCCCCACATGATGCCGTACTTCTTTCTGGCGAGCGGCCTGCAGGCCTCCACGTGGATCGTCACAACTGTCGCCGCGTTTCTCACTGCGCGCAATCGTCAAATCCAGCAGCACCGCCAATGGATGGTGCGCTCCTACGCTGTCACGTTTACCTTCATCGGCATTCGCGTCCTGGTACAGTTCCCCTTCGCGGTCCCGCACACCGGCGTCAACTTTTCGCTCGAGATCGTCTTCGTCACCTTCATGGCGATTCTCCTCTCGGATATCGGCTTGAGCTGGCACGAACTCTTCCACCGCCGCACGTGA
- a CDS encoding putative sugar O-methyltransferase, giving the protein MKPRYLLHPIQTAKKTKALFTIWLGMWKFANHGEVRFKGDHRYDLQNVTDGFASRIDTTDDDTELLERICAAYRKANERQQSAPLAYWPTHRWEQIRQQNLGPVVQALLTRDISALRAMYRNFFRDACSSGLLGAPFGLAKAYFGGNIKDLHRRFYLSHALYRYDYWKEQTDGRFPLRDLYGPGVGNPFGVQIDGTHIHVGAEYAHYCAQRIDSMLSAGPATVVEFGGGYGSIAYYLLRDRPDLTYIDFDAPESIALSSYYLLKAFPSLKFLLYGEEELSGPAIARADVVLMPAFEIAAMPAASIDLSFSSDGFSALSAEALKAYLKDIDRITCDSFFCIGKKPTSESISELIARKHTSFQLAETRSSGWHSHRISGAGVGGAAGLAASTIFEQRYRRLPSHEPSQEVALAGQNRTQV; this is encoded by the coding sequence GTGAAACCCAGATATCTGCTTCATCCAATTCAAACAGCGAAGAAGACGAAGGCTCTCTTTACGATATGGCTCGGCATGTGGAAGTTTGCGAACCACGGCGAGGTTCGTTTCAAAGGGGACCATCGCTACGATCTACAGAACGTGACCGATGGATTTGCCTCTCGCATCGATACGACAGACGATGACACGGAATTGCTTGAGCGAATCTGCGCTGCCTACCGTAAGGCGAACGAACGCCAGCAGTCGGCACCGCTGGCCTACTGGCCGACCCACCGATGGGAGCAGATACGGCAGCAGAACCTCGGCCCGGTCGTACAGGCACTGCTTACTCGAGACATTTCGGCCTTACGAGCGATGTATCGAAATTTTTTCCGGGACGCTTGCTCCTCCGGTCTATTGGGCGCGCCGTTCGGGCTGGCCAAGGCGTACTTTGGTGGCAACATCAAAGATCTCCACCGCCGCTTCTACCTAAGCCACGCCTTGTATCGCTACGATTACTGGAAGGAGCAGACAGACGGCCGCTTCCCCCTTCGCGATCTCTACGGCCCTGGTGTCGGAAATCCCTTCGGTGTCCAGATTGACGGCACACACATTCACGTGGGCGCGGAGTACGCGCACTATTGCGCCCAGAGAATCGATAGCATGCTCTCCGCGGGTCCAGCCACGGTCGTCGAATTTGGCGGCGGGTATGGCAGCATCGCGTACTATCTGCTTCGCGACAGACCTGACCTTACCTATATCGACTTCGATGCGCCGGAGAGCATCGCACTGAGTTCGTACTACCTACTCAAAGCTTTCCCAAGCCTTAAGTTCTTGCTTTACGGCGAAGAAGAACTGAGCGGCCCGGCGATCGCACGTGCTGATGTCGTGCTTATGCCTGCGTTTGAGATTGCCGCGATGCCAGCTGCCAGTATCGACTTGAGCTTCAGCTCTGATGGCTTCTCCGCTCTCTCGGCAGAAGCCCTGAAGGCGTACCTCAAGGACATCGATCGGATAACCTGCGACAGCTTCTTCTGCATCGGCAAAAAACCAACCAGCGAATCGATCTCGGAACTCATCGCTAGAAAGCACACATCCTTTCAGCTTGCCGAGACTCGCTCCTCCGGCTGGCACAGCCACAGGATATCTGGTGCAGGCGTAGGAGGCGCAGCCGGCCTTGCTGCTTCGACAATATTTGAGCAACGCTACCGGCGACTACCCTCTCATGAGCCCTCGCAGGAAGTGGCTCTGGCAGGTCAGAACAGGACACAGGTGTGA
- a CDS encoding glycoside hydrolase family 30 protein encodes MLSPLRLRTAALLFVICPPFFAQTVQSFRTTADLSDALKQQPSVTFSRRAPVAPLVIEVDDTQRFQTMEGFGISMVEGSTWLLHDRIPPAMSQQIMTRLFDPRQGIGLSFVRLPIGSTDLSRDHYSYDDIPAGQQDPSLAHFSTAHDDASVFPIMREALQLNPAITVMATPWSAPAWMKTSGSMTGGSLREDAMSIFAQYLVRSLESFKKNGIPVKYLSVQNEPLHETEDFPGSLMLADQQTLLIGSYLGPDLRRAGLNTEVLAYDHNWDHPEYPIEILSDPAASQFVAGSALHCYGGDPGAQSVIHQKFPDKGIWMTECSGGTWQKENPLAVTTHLLIDSTRNWAKAVALWGVILDNDHNPHAGGCGTCRGLVTVNLKEQPTTVTYTGDFYALAQASKFAHPGAVRINSSSLGRQSLESVAFQNTDGSIVLLVFNNRPDTTEFDITWSGNSFRTSLPAQSLATYIWPRRREPKT; translated from the coding sequence GTGCTCTCGCCTCTGCGCCTCCGCACTGCCGCATTGCTATTTGTCATCTGCCCCCCGTTCTTTGCGCAGACGGTGCAATCCTTCCGCACCACAGCCGATCTCTCTGACGCACTCAAACAGCAGCCCTCTGTCACTTTCTCGCGCCGGGCTCCCGTCGCGCCGCTCGTCATCGAGGTCGACGACACACAGCGCTTCCAGACCATGGAAGGCTTCGGCATCTCTATGGTCGAAGGCTCCACGTGGCTGTTGCACGATCGCATCCCACCCGCGATGAGCCAGCAGATTATGACGCGCCTCTTCGATCCCCGCCAGGGGATCGGTCTGAGTTTCGTGCGACTGCCAATCGGCTCCACCGATCTCTCCCGCGATCACTATAGTTACGACGACATTCCCGCCGGCCAGCAGGACCCCTCGCTGGCCCACTTCTCCACCGCGCATGACGATGCCTCAGTCTTCCCAATCATGCGCGAGGCGCTCCAGCTCAACCCCGCCATCACCGTGATGGCTACGCCCTGGAGCGCACCCGCATGGATGAAGACGAGCGGCTCGATGACAGGAGGTTCGCTTCGTGAAGACGCCATGTCCATCTTCGCCCAATACCTCGTCCGCTCGCTCGAAAGCTTCAAGAAGAATGGCATTCCCGTGAAGTATCTCTCGGTCCAGAATGAGCCACTCCACGAAACCGAAGACTTCCCCGGCAGCTTAATGCTCGCCGACCAGCAGACGCTCCTCATCGGCAGCTATCTTGGACCAGATCTGCGCCGGGCTGGTCTCAACACAGAGGTACTGGCCTACGATCACAACTGGGATCATCCCGAATACCCTATCGAGATCCTCTCTGATCCTGCCGCCAGTCAGTTTGTCGCCGGGTCCGCGCTGCATTGCTATGGAGGCGATCCAGGCGCTCAATCTGTGATCCATCAAAAGTTTCCTGATAAGGGCATCTGGATGACAGAGTGCTCAGGCGGGACCTGGCAGAAGGAAAACCCACTTGCTGTCACTACCCACTTGCTCATCGACAGCACACGCAACTGGGCCAAGGCAGTCGCACTATGGGGTGTCATCCTCGATAACGATCACAACCCTCACGCCGGTGGCTGCGGGACCTGCCGCGGCCTCGTCACGGTCAACCTCAAAGAGCAGCCCACCACGGTCACCTACACCGGCGACTTCTACGCTCTCGCTCAAGCGAGTAAATTTGCTCACCCGGGTGCTGTCCGCATCAATTCTTCCTCACTCGGTCGCCAGAGCCTTGAGAGTGTCGCCTTCCAAAATACCGATGGCTCCATCGTTCTACTTGTCTTTAACAATCGTCCCGACACAACAGAATTCGATATAACGTGGAGCGGCAATTCGTTCCGCACGTCGCTTCCTGCACAGTCTCTCGCCACTTACATCTGGCCGCGCAGACGCGAACCGAAGACATAA